Genomic segment of Mytilus edulis chromosome 12, xbMytEdul2.2, whole genome shotgun sequence:
AGACATTAAAGAGCGTCTGCTAAATCTGAAAAAGTATTACGAGTGTCTTTGTCTGGAAAAACAGTCAAATGCCAAAGAAATACAGGCTCAGTCGATAACCATTATTGAGCATGTGAAGTCCACCCGACTTAAATTGAATCAGCATTTAGATCGTTTAGAAAGAGAAGTTCTTAAGAAGGTATCCGATCTGGAAACAAATGCACTACAAGATTTGGAGAGAATTTCTAGAGATTTAAAAGATAAGGAGGACATATTAGATGATTTAAACAAAAGCATCATAAAAATGCAAAATCATGCATCAGAACTACAGATTCTTCTCGGAACGAAGGCACTCGAATTTGAAATAAGTACACGGGAAAAAGAAATTGAAGGCTTGACAAAAGATAATTCGCTTAACGTGAGAAGCattgattttaaagaaaatattaaactttCAGCTTTCACTACTGATGTTTTTTCATTCGGTGATACTGCAATGGAGATGAAACCATCAAAAAACAGTTACACGATGCCTAAAGAAAAACAGGCACAGATGTCAATCGAGGGAAGAAAGTTTGATGATATCAGACTCAAATTGATTAATGAATTTAACTTCAGGGTAGCTATGTATGGATGTGCAACTTTGAAAAATGATATTGTATGTTATACTGCTTATAACACAAAAACCGTGTATGTGAAAAATACCAATGGAGTTTTGTTACACTCGATTGTTCTCCCTGAATACCCATACGACGTCGTGTTTGTAAACGACCAAGCATTAGCTGTAACAGCTGAAGGTAAAATCCTAATCGTCAGCCTAAAAACAAGATCAGTTGCGAAAACTATTGAGGCTTCGCTTGATTGTCATGGAATATCCATTTCCGATAAGAATTTGATTTGCAATTCAGCGAAAGAAGGACTGCTCTCAATTAATCTTGATAATGACATTTTAACTAAGCTTGATATTGGAAGTAAAACAACTGATTCATATGTTGCAATGCATGATGGAAAAGTTTACTGCACCAATACTGCACGTCCTTCCATTCAATGCTACAATGTTGATAAAACACTTGCTTGGGAATTCATGGACAAATCGTTGATTCGACCACGCGGTATAGCTGTTGATAAAACTGGAGTCGTTTATGTCGGGAACGAGGGCGGTGGAAACATAATTGTGATCTCCCCTGATGGAGGAAATCACAAAGCAATAAAGATTGATAGCATTCCAAATCCGAGGACACTTAGTTTCAACAAAGCAAGGACACGTTTGCTTATTTGCAGTTTCAAAGGTGAAGCGGGTATTTTTGACTTTACGTGATcggttttttgaaaaaaatatcttcatCAGTGCTGTTCAGATGGTACATTATCATGTAGAAATGTGATTTTCTAAACTgtcaaatattgaaatatcatgCTTCGTTAGAATTTTGTGTGTGTTTGAATTATTATAAATAGTATTTCATCGATATTACTTTTAGTTACGTAATACACAACACGGAAAATTAACAAATACCATTGAAATATTATTGAATAAAGATTAACGTAACAATATTTAACTCTTTGCTATCTTTTTGTAAGATTTGTCGAATTTCTATAAGATGATTTTAATTAAAGGATACCTCAATGTCGATAGAAATTTTGTTAGGGATTGAAGACGAATGGATCAGCATACAAATTattcatttgataccaaatttGGATTTTGCGAAAACAAGTGAACCGAGAAATCATCACGTTATCATAGATTCTAGTTTTAACATCTTGAAGTAGTCCATCTATGTCAATATAGATGAAAAGATTCAGACATGACAGGACTTGCTTATTTTTGATCGCATCCAGATCAATTTTATATAAGttgcaattttaaatgaaaataatatgctATCCATGTCATTGCCAATAAACGATAAactttttgaaatgtattttttatcCCCGAAATTATATTTTGCTTTAACAGCTATGTCATCTTTATTCAATGATTTTCGTTAACTTACACTACTCTGTGAAGTACGATTAACCAACTCTGTAGCGTTGTATGGGGaaattttattgttgaaaatgacaaatggatcagACACAACTTAGTAACGTTTTCTCCAATGAGGATTTGACGATATTTACAGTTAAATGTATTTTCACGGTACAACAATTGATGACCTATATTTTGGTAGTGTacaaggttatgtttttctcCTACATGTAATGACGTCTTCACGCTAATCGCTTTGGAAGCTGGATGAATACATGATGctgtttattagttgttattggttttgaactATCTGTCAGAAACTTactgtatttttttgttgttgatatggACGAGACTTTGATACACCCTGTCCCGTCCTGTCTGTGTTTTTGTGTTGTGTTCATGCTTTTCTTTTTGACAATCTAATGATTAACGTCTTTCAAATGATTTGCATAGTTTGttctaatgttttgtttttacgTCACTCTACAAGGTTAAGGGATGGTTGAGCTCTCACGGACATGTTTAAcgccgccacattatttatgtgtcTTTCCCACGTCAGGCGCCTTTAGTTCAATGGTTGTCATTGGTTtatgtttgtcatttttgttgGTCGTtagttgttttgttataaattaggccttttaagtttttttcatttgatttgtattatattattcatgattttttataGCCGACCacacggtatgggtttttctcgcATTGGTGAATGCCATTCGCTTGCCTATAGCATCTACTTTATTTAGATTCGGTGGATAGTAAtatcattgataatcataccacatctctttatttttgtaATGAGTTTTTACGCCAAAATAGCAAAAGTCACATGATCATTATGACCATGATGACCTGGATGAACACATACAATTGAGGAAGTTGAATTACACAACATTATCTTATCTGTATCGACGAGGTCGGTTATCATTACTGGTAAGTTCAACTTATAACAAGATAAAATCTATATCTTAGGtatatttttgttacatattaAACTGAAAAtctacaatatacatgatatattttatCATTGACCCGGAGGATAGCAAGAACAGAAACGGTTacaattttactgcaccagatgcgcatttctaCAAATCATGTCCAGGCTACAATTATGAAGTGTAAAGGATTTCGATGACAAGAAGTTTAGTTTTTTAATTGTCCGTTTTAATACATGTCATCACTATGttaagttttatttatttcctaAGATGTTTTTTTCAAATCCGATTTGGAGCTTTTTTCTCAAGATTCATTTCAATAGTTCTACAATgtgtatttttaatgaaaatCGTGCTCGTTCTTAGGTCGTGTGAAGTTACACCTAATGATAAAAGAACAAGTGAGATGTGTcttcaaaaaaaaagaacattgaaTGATAGGAAAAAATCACTTTTGCTCCTAAGTGTTTCAAGTATTTTTGTGGTAGATCTATATTTAAAGCAAAGCATACTTGAACCTCATTTATAATAAACGATGTGTAAAGGAAATGCATAATTAAAAGAGAATAGAAAATAgcatttaaatgtaaatttttgtCACAAGTACTTGTGAGGTGTATCAACaggaaattaagaagaaaattaGAATTTTAGAAAATGAGTCTTAGGAAATAGGTTTTATTCACAAATAATGATAGCtacatattttaattgattaattttaaaaatatgaaaatatgtaaCAAGTTTTAAACAAACTGTAATAAAATCTTAACATAAACACCCTTTAGTGTATAAAATAGAATAAGCAAAAGATTGgtcactttttttaattacatttcaaaaaaatattttacagataTGGAACAGTCTGATGAGGATGTTTAAATTTTACGATTGAAATCTGAATCTTTTATATATCATTTCTCATAATAATGTTTAgtgtaatttaaaaaacaaagacATAATAAGTACCTGTATTAGTAAAAAGTAGCACATAGAAATATTAGTATTGTTTGAGGTGTCTTGTAAGTATATCTGAAGTACCGTATTCGTTTGTAAATTTATGAATAAACATATGTAATTACATTAATATCAATATCTCGAAATGATGCAGTTATataatttggtatttttgttaatatatttttatgagactttttttttgtctaataaGACAAGTACAGGAATTGTTTTCTTTCACAAGATTAGAACAAAGAAACAAATCCACTTAAGGACAACAAATGCGATTTAACAAATCATTATGGATACTTGTCTTCTCAACTTTAAAAACATAAGAGaataataaatgataattttgttttcaaattgtgAGCGGTTTATGAgtaagtataacaaaaatacatctTAGTACTAAGGTAACGTGGTAGTGGCACCATCACTACTTATTTGTACTTTTTACGCATgcataaatgctcttcaactttgttttttctggttttacaactattttgatatgagcgtcactgatgagtcttatgtagacgaacgccgtactaaattataatcctggtaactttgataacgaTGAAACTATACAATAACAAACATTTATGAACTTTTGTTATAGAAATGACAGGTTAAGTCAGCTATTAAACAAGGTGTGATTCACCATTTTATCATAAGTAAATGCAAGGTCCAAGTCTAGAATATGACAATGTCATTAACTTGTTGTGTATGAGTCTTTggttttcttattttataaaggactttctgatttgaattttcttcgttcggtgtttttgttattatacgtTTTATATACAAAGACTTCGTTTCATAAGCATAGTCTGATGTAAAATAAATTATACTGAAGTAAGTGGTATAAGAACAGACAAACgttgttcaacatgttcaatgcaaAAACAATTGGTAGAAAACAAAAGCATCGAATCCTATATCTAAGTCCCTGATTTTAGGATGACAACAAATTAAACATGACATCAAATAGACTGCTTTAATATCCATACAATTTTTTTAAGCGGAGATTATGTTCACGTGAGTCATAGAGACCAAAGTGATagttaaacatatataaatactaattttattttgattctaGACATGGCAGATGCAACAACTACAAACTGTACTGTTTGTGAGGCACAGTCCGATATGAAAGCAGCTGTGAAGTGGTGTTCAGAATGTGAGGAAACCTTTTGTTTCGACTGCCTAAAGTACCATAGCAACGCCAAGTCAACAAAAAGTCATGCCGTCATTGATGTAAGTGATCAGAAAGAGCTCCCTGATTTCGTACTGAAAATAAAGCAGCATTGTGGTGAACATGGAGCTCTATTCCAGAACTATTGTTTAAGTCATGCACGACCATGTTGTAGGAAATGTATCAACTCCACCCATAAGAACTGTATAGATATGCCACCTCTAGATGAGGTCATCAAAGATGTTAGCAAGTCAGCAGCTGTAGAAGACATTCAAAAAACGTCTACAGAACCTTAAAGAGTACTATGAGCGTCTCTGTCAAGAAAAAGAGGAAaatgcaaaagaaataaaaacccAGTCGAAAGCTATCATTGCTCATGTCATGTTCACCCGACTTAAGCTGAATCAGCATTTAGATTGTTTAGAGAGGGATGTTCTAAAGAAGGTATCTGAGCTAGAAAATAATGCACTACAAAAGATGGGAACAATTTCGAGGGACTTAAAAGGGAAGGAGGACAGAATAGATGAGTTATACAAAGGCTTCATAAAAATGCAAAATCATGCGTCAGAACTTCAGATATTTCTCGGAACCAAGGAATTCGAATTAGAAGTAAGAAGGCGGGAGAATGAAATTGACGAATTGGCAAAAGATGATTCGTTAGAAATAAAATGCATTGTGTTCCAAGAAAATATAGAACTTGCCtcttttacttgtgacgttagtTCTTTCGGTGATATTGGAATACAGATTACTCCATCAACAACCATTTACACAAAGCCAAAAGAGCAACAAGCACAGACTACAGTTGAGAGAAAAAAGATTGATGACATCAATCTGAATTTGTTGAAAGAAGTTAAATTTGCGGGAAGCTATGTATGTGGATGTGCAATTTTGGATGATGATGCTTTATGTATTGCTGGACCGAATACAAAAACATtgcttttgaaaaatacaaatgaatCTTTGATGCACAAAATTACTCTACCTGATAAGCCGTATGACATTACCTATATAAACGAACAAACATTAGCAGTTACGACATCAAAATATAGCAGCACAATATTTATCGTCAACCTGAAGACAAAAAAGGTCGAGAAAACCATCAACACTGAATACAGATGCTATGGAATATCTTTTTCGGACGGGAACTTGATAGTCCATTCGTCTGATGTAGGACTGATCTCACTAAATATAGAGAGTGGTATAGTAACTGTACTTGGTATTGGAAATAAGGTGTGTGATGCTTATGTCGCTGTGCATGATGGTAAAATATACTTTACTAATCCGGTATGTCATTCCATACAGTGCTACAATGTCGATAAATCACTTTCCTGGGAATTCAAGGACACATCGTTGATCGCACCACGAGGTATAGCTGTTGACAAAAATGGAATGGTTTATGTGGGTGATCAGGGAGGCGGAAATGTGCTTATCATCTCCCCTGATGGAAGTAAACACAGTGTTATAAAGATCGATATGATTCCTAGGCCAAGGACACTCAGCTTTGATAAGACAAGGACTCGTTTGCTTATATGCGGCGTAGACGGTCCAGTAGGCATATTTGTTATCACGTAAAAGGAACAACTAAATTGTGATCGATCACATGCCAAATCGGCGGACTTTTGGCTCCAAAAAAGTAATCACTAGTTTGCTTTTTTGCAGTTTCAAAGGGCCAGTGATGTCATATTATCGATTTTGGGAAGAATATATACAGCAATGCCGGTCACGTGGTTTGTAATATATGTTGGAATGGGTATTTGAAATCGACTGTGAGAGAAAAACAATTAGGGATAATATACCGAAATTAGAGAAAGAAAAACACAAATGTTAGTTTTTTATCACATTATAATTAAgttttatgggtttttttaaatGCGTTTTATATTGATTAGGGAGATCTGTTCTAACGCAAGCTCACTTTGAATTCGTACACTCGGCGATGAATGGATAGGCTTAATAATCAAACAAATAACTGGTTTGTTCTTTGGTAGTTTAAAAAATATCACCTACTTGCAATGTATAGAAattaaataactcagcaggtctaatcaaAAGTATGAGATGGTATCATATTCTTcataaatttatctttttttttttaaatcggtaaacacttcccaaatcttttaataataaaagtatgaatGTAATTGAATATACTCGAAATGTCTGAAATGTGTTTcctttaacttgaggtatattgtcacAGGAACatttacctcacttttattaccatgattacagggccgtaactacattgaggcaaatgcctaatgcaggaaatttcaaaactaaacgcttgtctccatatcaaattatgttcaccgtgagtgccttgcaagaagcaagttctttTCTCCCTCAGACGTAGTCCTTTATTTTTCgagatcaatgtttcttatttatttgtcttttgttcattgattgccctcctgtattctgttagtgttgcattcattttgtaatttagtaatttGGTAATTAACTTGATCCTGAGTTtaaaaaaacagcagccacaaactaaactatgtgaattacatttttgctttatcatacATATTGGTCTTTTGATCTTGTCCCTAGAAACTGAAGTCTTACATTGaatctatacattttgctttgagaccaaaatactgtcaaaaaattattaaaacagaacttcaatttgcagattaagaaagggtctagggaacacccagaaagcatgattttgcatcatttgttctatagcttcttagGCCTTGAGCGgttccaaaacccttcaaaataAAATTTCCCTCGCTCCGCTCGACGAAACAGGTTtgtcaatacttttaaaagagcCAAGTTACAATCAAACTTTAATACTGTGTTTGTAGGCAATACaagtatatgcagttgggaatatagaaaattcatttctgcagaggatgatgatcAATTCTGATAAAATgatacataatgacttgactttACAAGTATACAAAGAGTATCAAAGTGTCGTCCCCTTACCGGTACCTCATCGTGCTAATTTATATGTTCACAAGGGAGAAGCagaaaggaaaaagtaaaatcacaaaaatactgaactcagaggaaaatcaattcggaaagtccataatcacatggcaaaatcaaataacaaaacgcatcaaaaacgaatggacaagaactgtcatattcctgacttggtacaggcattttcaaatgtagaacatggtggattgaacctggttttatagctagctaaacctctcacttgtatgacagtcgcaaattccattatattgtcaccgatgcgtgaacaaaacaaacagacataataggtaaaaatgtcaaaaataggggtttGAAATAAGACATTTCATATTATTCTGACCCCGAACCACCAGAGTTTTGACCTAGCTCTTTAATGCCGGATACATAGAGGACAATTaggaaaaatgaagaaaaaatttgTAAGTCCTAGATTTGATCCGGGCACGGATGAATCCACCACCTCCTGATTCGAGACTAGCTATCTACCAAAAGACAACTGAGCTCTGTTTCACTAGAAAAGTGTAAACGAGTACTTTTCATCAAATTGTAGGTTGTATAATAACACCTTAAATTTATCTTTGAACTGATGAAATTTAgattaagacaataacaatcaaaaccaaggagtaaacaaagactaaaaaaaccaaaggatatttacatcaacagttatattGATAAGGCCTTAGAATTGATcacaaaatcagttgaaaagtaattcgaatatatatagatatactataaaatttagaatgaaaatgGGGGAAATGTAAATGAGATAACAACccgataaataaactcatcatagataccaggactaaaatttgtatatacgccagacgcgcgtttcgtttacaaaagactcatcagtgacgctcgaatccaaaaatgttaaaaaggccaaataaagtacgaagttggcaAACAACGTCAACCAATGGTTCTTCAACACCGCGAGAAAAAATATCGGACCCGGGGATGGGGTTCAGCTGCCTCCTTAACAAAATATGAACTATTtgagtgaaaatggacgtcacacttgaAACTGATTTGGACAGTCACACACATGCGTCGCAGTTAGAAGtgttttgtgagatttcaacccttcccctatacctcgagcatatgtataataaacaaacacacaaaaacggaatgtaaaaagaagtccgagtctggtgTTAGAATATGTATTAAAAGAAACTAGACAAATGAtattgatacataaattaacaaagaactactagcagttactgaaattCTAGCTCCTGTCCTCAATTTAACTGAATAAAGATTATAGTATATATGAGGAAAGATTATGAGTGAGAAAAAGAAAACCTCAATTCAAATGTAACCATGAGCGGACAATGTGTACAACCACTTCATTTGAAAGGAGTAAacccggtaagacccctttttggacCCAAAATATAGGTTTTTTACAAAGTTATTAAATAATtaacttttacttatttattgaaaagtaatattttttggtttcataaatatttgatgtttttgatAATACTTTGGACTTTTGGACTCAGTTACTAGCTTAAAGGTCTGTTTCTGCCGTTAACGATCTTCTCGACGATTCTTAGGGTGGCCTGTTGATGACTTGGTGCAATACATGTTACAATACCTACCAATTTAGTATCTGTGTTACAAAGTGAAAATGATCTTTTATAGATTTTATGTGTCTGAAgcgttttataaatttatttttaacaggaTTTCTTGAACCGAAATCTTTGAAAGCAACTTATATACAAGTGTCTTAACTCGTaaaagctacatgtatataagGGAACGACCATCTAACTTCAATGGAGAGTTATggtttttccaaaaaatattctAAGCCCTAATGTAATGAAGAAAAAATAGTATGGTCCagcagataacaaaaaaaaatgttctgaatCCAGATACCCatactttaaaaatttaaattttgaagagaaaataaaatttgattgatAGAGTTGACAAACTAACAAACTTTGCgcgaaaaaaatattcagacaaAAAACTTAACCCCCTCCCCTCTTTGAAGTTAAATAGTGATCCCTAattaaacagataaataataaCCAAACACATCCTAGGGAGTTCAATCTTTACTTTTTCAATCACTTGTTTAATCTATCAACGGAGAATTTGAAAAGAAAAGTATGATATACGTTCGTAAATTAAGCTGTTTATGTGTACGGTGCAAGATTGATTTTAGTTACTAAGTATTCGTTGTAATTCTGaggttaacatgtcgaaatgtactatatATTATTTATCTTTGTATTTCTCTATCATGGGTGTTCCTGCATTTAATtatactgtattcctgtcatgtaatgttgtcagtTTAGCGGAAGATTTACCATTGCCATAAAGCGCGAGGTTTTTCTAGCcaaaaaccaggttcaaatcattatttgttttaaatgtcctgtaccaagtcaggaatatggcagttgctatctaatagttcgttttgGTGTATGTTGTATTGTCGTtcgtttcgttgttttcctcttatagctgGTGTATTCCCCTCGGTaaagtttgtaaccctgatttgttgTCTCTCGATCATTTAATgtcttttaaacagcggtatactactgttacctttatttgcTAAAATAATTATTAGAACggaaaacaaaatcattttttatctGTAACTTGGTATCAAATCCATATCTTCaagcataataaaaaatatatttcctgtCACGTGAGGGATTCAAATTCACAGCGTCTGTGTTTAAAGGCTAGTGATACAGCAGTTAGCTATAACTGACAAATTATTACACCGGGGTTTTCGATATCTCGAAGTTTTATAAGTGGACCCACTGATTGCTAAGAGGCGGCCACTCCAGTCATgattcaatgattccctatataatcaaccaaatgttttccaTAAGCAGGGGACCAGGACCCCTGTCCCCACCCTAAATCCGCCTCTACCAAAAATCATTATCACAATGTATTTCGTTTTAAGTATAAATTATGTACAGGACGTACGATTTAAAGATTaagtttcaaatataataatataagtaTATTATGTCTCAATATGTGGTttaattcaattttgaaaattgatatCACTGCAGCTTTTCAACAGTCAAGAAAACCACACAATTCCCTatgtgaaataattaaaaaaaaaattaaaaaccattgAACGgctaaattattttatatttcttcataTGTAACGTTTACATTGTATGAGGtcaaacacgcgaagcaatgcatgtggtttttaaatttgatatattttacctattatgtctgttttgttggcGCAACGTTGTgcatataatggaatttgatgcgactgtcatacattagtgagaggtttggctctattaaaagttatcaaaggtgccaggattataattcaatacgccagacgcgcgtttcgtctacataagactcatcagtgacgcaaggttcaatccaccattttctacattagaaaatgcctgtaccaagtcaaaaatacGAGTCGGACatttattgtccattcgtttgctgtgttgtatcatttgattttgtcatttgatgagggactttccatttttaattttctccgagttcagtatttttgtgattttattttttacctcatcaaaagacagtaattgtactTAAATTGTATCAATATTATAAATCGGACCGCATACCCGGAATACAATATAATTAAGTAATTTGAATACACACTTTAGTCACAGGTTTATACACAATGTGTCATCTTTTCCATTATATCAAGAGTACACACATGTGACACCTCTAACGTAATTAAATTGTATAATGACAATAATGTTCCACACTCCCCCTCAACAAAATGACGTATGATATCTATATCACTGAGATCTATATACCATCCATATAAATCATAGAAAACAACAGACAATAAACAAGCCTTTAATAAAAGCATGTACATATCAAAAAGTGAAGTTGAATAGCAACACAATATATTGTATGTATGTTTACATGTTGATTTAGACAAGTAATATAATGATGAAATAGGTTTTTTACACTTgtaaaggattaatattcaggTAACATCTGCGAGGCATTGATTTTTAGTCATCTCTTTTACTGGCTTAATAATTTTCTTCGTATTCTTGTAAATAAAGGATAATTtaacatttcatttaatttaggtAAGTGTTTAAATTAATTGAGGTTTTCTAATGGTAtagtagttttttttaaacataattgatAAATTAGAAATTCTATATTTTCACcgaatttatatatatactaccAAGGGCTTCTTCGCATGGTGTAATTAATATCATTTAGGGCGtggtgtaaaataaaatacagaatttgATACATAACCTACGGTatcctttttctttatttttttggaagaaaaacaattatttcatgcattttaaTAATAAGTTAtaaattaatacttttttttatagaatgaTTCTATAAGAGGCAGATAGGTATATTAAACTATTCTAAAACGCGTattattttattgagaaaaaacgacaaacagacaaacaatagtacacaaaacacaacatcgaaaactaaagactaagcaacacaaaccccaccaaaatctggggGTGATGTCATGTgttccgaaagggtaagcagaccatgttccacatgtggcacccatcgtgctGTTCATGTAAGCACAAACCAGGAGTTGTATTGCATGTGCTTCCAAGGGAGGGGTTGGGTAGTATAGTCAAATTAAACAAAGCTAAATTAAAGACATCTTTTTaacatttaagggcaataactcttatgAAAACGTATGACAGTACTGACGTAAATGGACAGTAGGAAGACCTTGAACATTCTGAACATTTTCCGCATCAGAGTTTCTCGATTGATAGCGGgtttcaagataatagacaaaacttgtgTTTTACCCATACGTTaaaattttagccatgtcggccatgttggtttTCACGGCGGGTCATCGGACGACACATTTGTCACAGTAAACTTGATATTATGATTGTGTCCTAGTTaaattaaatttggcccagtagctttagaggagaagacttttgaaatatgcaaaaacaaaaacaaaaaagttaaaactaACCTTTTAAGTGCTATACCCTTAATAAGGTGTATCCGACAATTTCGACAACGGtgacatatttgtatatatattgtcttgctgatcattctTGCTTTTGAAGTTTCTtt
This window contains:
- the LOC139498072 gene encoding uncharacterized protein, which gives rise to MATVTSTNCTVCESQSIINTAVKWCFECDEAFCPDCLKYHSNVKLTKSHAVVDVSDLKELPEFVLKIKQHCEDHGALFQNYCLSHERPCCRICINSTHKNCTDLPTLEDVTKNARNSIALEDIKERLLNLKKYYECLCLEKQSNAKEIQAQSITIIEHVKSTRLKLNQHLDRLEREVLKKVSDLETNALQDLERISRDLKDKEDILDDLNKSIIKMQNHASELQILLGTKALEFEISTREKEIEGLTKDNSLNVRSIDFKENIKLSAFTTDVFSFGDTAMEMKPSKNSYTMPKEKQAQMSIEGRKFDDIRLKLINEFNFRVAMYGCATLKNDIVCYTAYNTKTVYVKNTNGVLLHSIVLPEYPYDVVFVNDQALAVTAEGKILIVSLKTRSVAKTIEASLDCHGISISDKNLICNSAKEGLLSINLDNDILTKLDIGSKTTDSYVAMHDGKVYCTNTARPSIQCYNVDKTLAWEFMDKSLIRPRGIAVDKTGVVYVGNEGGGNIIVISPDGGNHKAIKIDSIPNPRTLSFNKARTRLLICSFKGEAGIFDFT
- the LOC139497827 gene encoding E3 ubiquitin-protein ligase TRIM9-like; translated protein: MADATTTNCTVCEAQSDMKAAVKWCSECEETFCFDCLKYHSNAKSTKSHAVIDVSDQKELPDFVLKIKQHCGEHGALFQNYCLSHARPCCRKCINSTHKNCIDMPPLDEVIKDVSKSAAVEDIQKTSTEP
- the LOC139499144 gene encoding uncharacterized protein, with protein sequence MFTRLKLNQHLDCLERDVLKKVSELENNALQKMGTISRDLKGKEDRIDELYKGFIKMQNHASELQIFLGTKEFELEVRRRENEIDELAKDDSLEIKCIVFQENIELASFTCDVSSFGDIGIQITPSTTIYTKPKEQQAQTTVERKKIDDINLNLLKEVKFAGSYVCGCAILDDDALCIAGPNTKTLLLKNTNESLMHKITLPDKPYDITYINEQTLAVTTSKYSSTIFIVNLKTKKVEKTINTEYRCYGISFSDGNLIVHSSDVGLISLNIESGIVTVLGIGNKVCDAYVAVHDGKIYFTNPVCHSIQCYNVDKSLSWEFKDTSLIAPRGIAVDKNGMVYVGDQGGGNVLIISPDGSKHSVIKIDMIPRPRTLSFDKTRTRLLICGVDGPVGIFVIT